The sequence CACAGGAGACGATCACCAGCATCGCCAGCACCCCTTCGGTCAACATCCCGCCATAGCCGATGAACAAGGCATCCCTTTCCGAGGCGAGCTGTTTCGAGGTGGTCCCGGAAGCAACCAAGGAGTGAAAGCCGGATATCGCCCCACAGGCAACGGTGATGAAGAGAAGGGGAAGAAGGGAGGGAAGCTCACCCACCCGATTGATGGCTGGCGCGGATACCTCAGGACGAGCCACCAGAACACCGAGAAGAATAAGGATCAATCCAAGGTACAAGAGGAAGGAGTTCAAATAATCCCGTGGTTGGAGGAGAAGCCAAACCGGAAGGACAGAGGCGAGAAAGGCATAGCCGAGGAGGATGAAAACCCAGTTTCCCTTAGATATAAAGAGTATTGGATGGTTTACCCCGATAAAAAGGAAGAGGAAGGTGAGAAACAACCCAAGCAAGGTAGCGGGAAGTATCTTCACCCCTCGTCGGTAGATGAGGTACCCGATAAGGATGGCAATCCCCATCAGAGAGACGATGGGAACGATGGATTCAGGGTACATCCTTTCCCCATTCTCCCCCACGGTGAAGAGGATGGCGATGATATAGACGAAAACCCCCATCGCCAAGGATAGGAGGAAATAGATGATGAGAAGGAAGAGTATCCAGGCACGCTTGCCGATGAGCTCCCGACTGGCATCCCCGATAGAACGCCCCTGGTAGCGAAGGGATAGGGCAAGCGAGGAGAGATCGTGTACTCCTCCGATCAATATCGAGCCGAGAACCACCCACAAAAGAGCAGGAAGCCAACCCCAGATAACTGCGATAGCAGGACCCATTATCGGACCGAGGCCAGCTATTGAGGCGAAGTGATGTCCAAAAAGGACCTCCTTCGGCGCGGGAACATAATCGATACCGTCATTCACGAGGACAGCAGGGGTATTTCTCTCCGGGGTCAGAGAGAATACCCGGCGGGAAAGAAACCTTCCATAGGTAAAGTAAGCGATAACAAACGAAGCTAAGGTAATTAAAACGATGAAGACTGCGTTCATCTCACCTTGAGCTGAGGCTATTTAAGCCGATAATTGAAGGAAAAGAATAGGCTCATCCCTCCTAAGTTATCCTCCCCATAGTAATGGGAGACCCCACCTTCTCCAATCATATTGGGGAGATAGGTCCATCTACCCTCAACGGAGAAACTCATCCTGCTCCGCTTCAAAAACTCCAATCCGAAAAGGAGGAAGAAACTAACCTTGTTCATCTCAAACTTGGGGATGGATACCTTAGCCTGAGAGGTCTCCTGGTAACGGAAGAACCCCATCCCTCCCCCCACATAGGGGGAGAACTTCTCCTTCCGATATAACTGATATCCTCCACCAGCGGTAACCGCGAGTATCGAGGAAGTAAGCGGAATATCGGTCCTGAAGATCTTGCTTCCAGAGACGAAGACCCGACTTCCCGATTTTTTGAAATAGTCCACCCCTCCGGTGAGAAAAAGGCCATAGGGAAGGTCCACCTTTGCCCCTGCGCCGTAGATAAAGCCACCAGGGCTACCGGTCACTGCCCGGAAGCTTTCCTTGGCATAAAGAAGATAGGAATAACCCACCTTACCGGAAAGGGAAATACCCTTAATACCGGAAGAAAAGGCACAAGCAGAAACAGAAATAAGGAGTAATCCTCCTATTGCCAATACCTTTTTCACTTTTTCCCCCTATTTGTTTATTCCAAGACCAATAAGAAGGTTCTTCGCGTTCACCAAGCCGTAACCGTATTCCTTATCCTTGCCCGGATCGCCTAAATCGGTCGCCGTGTAGCGAAAGGCGTCATAGATTACAGCGGGATCATCGACCCCGTAAAGGGATATGAGAAGGGCAGCCAATCCTGCCACATGGGGGGCAGCTGCCGAGGTACCGGAAGCGAAATAGTAGGCAAACTTGGTGTAATTGGGCACGAGAAAGGACTGGGCTAATACCCCGTCGGGATAGCTATCGTTATTGGCATCAGCGGAGAGGTCCCCCCCTGGAGCAACCACATCAAGCCCCTCCCCCCGGTTGGAGTAGGGGGCGACCTCCCTGTTGTAATCGACCGCGCCAACAGCCAGCACTTCGGGATAGCGGGCAGGATAATCGACATCCTCGGGCGTTGGGGTTGCCTGGGCTTCATTCCCCGCGCTTGCCACCAGAACCACTCCATTCTGATAGGCGAAGCTGACCGCATCCTTCCCCGCCTGGGAATAATCAGGACCTCCCAAGCTCATATTTATCACCTTTGCCCCGTTTAGAACAGCGAACCTT is a genomic window of Acidobacteriota bacterium containing:
- a CDS encoding carbon starvation protein A, coding for MNAVFIVLITLASFVIAYFTYGRFLSRRVFSLTPERNTPAVLVNDGIDYVPAPKEVLFGHHFASIAGLGPIMGPAIAVIWGWLPALLWVVLGSILIGGVHDLSSLALSLRYQGRSIGDASRELIGKRAWILFLLIIYFLLSLAMGVFVYIIAILFTVGENGERMYPESIVPIVSLMGIAILIGYLIYRRGVKILPATLLGLFLTFLFLFIGVNHPILFISKGNWVFILLGYAFLASVLPVWLLLQPRDYLNSFLLYLGLILILLGVLVARPEVSAPAINRVGELPSLLPLLFITVACGAISGFHSLVASGTTSKQLASERDALFIGYGGMLTEGVLAMLVIVSCVSGLSRTDWQIHYASFAKANALAPKLKAFIGGASHLVSSVGLPSSLISTLLAVMVVSFALTTLDSATRLLRYTVEELGRGVRVKALTNRYLSSIIAVLSIAYFALLKVGGKPAGLILWQLFGTTNQLLAGLALLTVFVFLVKRGKPTLPVLIPMLFMMAITLWAMFNQLFRFASKGEKAPLIVSLIILALTFWLIGEAFFVIIRKKKQNP
- a CDS encoding outer membrane beta-barrel protein; this translates as MKKVLAIGGLLLISVSACAFSSGIKGISLSGKVGYSYLLYAKESFRAVTGSPGGFIYGAGAKVDLPYGLFLTGGVDYFKKSGSRVFVSGSKIFRTDIPLTSSILAVTAGGGYQLYRKEKFSPYVGGGMGFFRYQETSQAKVSIPKFEMNKVSFFLLFGLEFLKRSRMSFSVEGRWTYLPNMIGEGGVSHYYGEDNLGGMSLFFSFNYRLK